The Microcoleus sp. bin38.metabat.b11b12b14.051 genome segment ACCGATTTCGCAGCGCCAATAACAAATTATTCTGCTTGACTTTCAGGTGAGATTCAAACTTCGGCAAATCGGTTTCTAGGGGACTTGCGGCCCGAGATTTGGCGGTGGGTGGGATCGGATTGTAAAATTGGTTAAACTTGTCTTCTAATTCGGCTCCATTATTGAATGGAATCGTCACTAGAACTTCTCTCTCAGAAAGCCGTTTAGTTTTTCCGTCGAGCAATCTCGCCCTGCTTTCTACGCTTTTCAACCAATCGGCAACAGTTTCGCTGCTGAAGCTGGTCAACCTTTCCCCTAGTTTAATGTGCTGCACGATTTCGCCGTGAGTTTGACTATCAAAGTTGACTCCGACATCGTACTGAACGCATCCAGTCACTAGAGTTAAAAGGCAAAAAACAAAAGGTAAAAGAAAGAAAAACTGCTTTTTCTTCTTCCCAGTTCCATCCTTGACATTTTGCTCTTTCATCTTTCTTCCCCTGTATTTCCCTATTTGCATAAATTAGCAAAGCCAGGTTTGTAGTGAGGACTTCAGTCCTTCTTGACTCAACTAGGATAAGAGGACTAAATTCCTCACTACAAACCATTTTTATAGCTGTCGATTTGTGACAGAAACAGTTTTTTTGCAAATCCAGGTTTGTAGTGAGGACTTCAGTCCTTCTTAACTCAACTAGGATAAGAGGACTAAAGTCCTCACTACAAACCAATTTTATAGCTGTCGATTTATGACAGAAACAGTTTTTTTGCAAATCCAGGTTTGTAGTGAGGACTTCAGTCCTTCTTCACTCAACTAGGATAAGAGGACTAAAGTCCTCACTACAAACCAATTTTATAGCTGTCGATTTATGACAGAAACAGTTTTTTTGCAAAGCCAGGTTCGTAGTGAGGACTTCAGTCCTTCTTAACTCAACTAGGATAACAGGACTAAAGTCCTCACTACAAACCAATTTTATAGCTGTCGATTTGTGACAGAAACAGTTTTTTTTTGCAAAGCCAGGTTCGTAGTGAGGACTTCAGTCCTTCTTGACTCAACTAGGATAAGAGGACTAAAGTCCTCACTACAAACCAAGACGTGAGTCTTAACATTTTGATAGCAGCAGTGTCGGAGTCACCTGAAATTAACCGCACTGAATGAACTTATTGCCTCGAAGCTACACCCAAGTGGTGAAACAGCATACTCGGCAAATATGCCCCACCGCCTACCCATTCGGCTTCGCTGCTCAAATCTGCCAAATTTTTAAAGGCTTCAAAAATGCTGCCTGCAACCATTGTATTCTTGACGCGACCGACAATTTTGCCTTTTTCTACTTTATAGCCTAAGTCTAAATTGACAGAAAATTCGCCAGCTAACTGATTGGACTGACCGGCACCTAAAACCTGTTCTATGATAAGACCTTCGTCCATGCTAGCAATCAAGTCTTGGGTGCTGGTATTTCCTGGGGAAATGCAGAAGTTAGTCAAGTCTGGGCCTGGGCGAGACAATCCGCCACGAAAACCGTTACCGGTCGATCGTACACCAGCGCGGGCCGCCCACCTGCGATCCCAGTAAAATCCGGTGACGGTTCCTTTGTCAATCAAGGTTTTGCGGGTGGTTGGTGTACCTTCGTCGTCAAAGGGACAAGCGGAAGGGCCTAGGGTGGGGTCTTCAAAAAAGGTGAACCGTTCGTCAAATAAGGTTTCGCCGATTTTGTCGGCTAGGGGAGAGGCTTTTTGGACTACTGTTTGACCTGAAAGGATGGTATCAAATAGGCTTCCTAATGTGCTGGCGGCGGCTCTGGGGGTAAATAATACTGGGTAGGAACCGCTGGTGATGGTGGCTGGATGTTCGGCGAGGCGGTATTTTTCGAGGAGGGATTGGAGGATGCTGTTGGTGTCGATCGCCCGATCGCGCGCGACATCGTAACTGTATGCTTGCATAAAGTCTTCTCCTTTTACCAAGTTGCCTGCGATCGTCCCGCTGACTATTTGGCTGCACCTTTCGGCATATACATCTCGCGTCGTGGCAATTTTGACGCGACCTTTACGGACGTGAAAGCCCACATCTACCATAATATCGGGATTGTAGGCGTGGACTTGCTCGATGAGGTTTTTGCCGGTTTCGACTAATTCTTGGGTTGTGGGCGGAGTGTAGGCGCTTTCCGGGCCTTTGAGATGGAAGTCGGAGGCGAGTTCAAATTCTGCGGGGTCGCCGATTTCGGCTGTTTGAATCGCTGCATCTACTAAATCATCTATCCGCGTTAAGTCTGTGGAACTAGCAAAGCCGATTTTGCCTTTGTAAATCAGCCGGAGTGCTACGCCTTGCAGTGCTTTGGTTTGCAGGGATTTGAGGCGATTGTTTTCAAATTCGATCGGGGTGTCTTGACTTGACAGGTAGTATACTTCAGCGGCATCCGCTCGCTGACTTGCCAATTTCAAAATCTGCTCTATGGTGGAATCGCTCACAATAATTATCGCCTGTTATGTTTGTCTTTTCTAATTTTAGCGATTTTGGGTGTGGGCAGAAACCGGGTTTTTTCCAAGCATATCGATGCACCGCCCAAAAACTGCGAACAACCCGGTTTCTTTAGTCGAAGTAAGACGGCGGTTGAAACCGCATCTACACAAACGATGTCCGAGCTCAGAGGGACTGAAGAAGATGATATATTTTAACCGCCCGGTTTTCTTCAACCATCAGCCATCTGCTGAACATCAGCAATAATTTCCTTCACTGTCTCCGCGTCGGGCGAGCGCAAATGCTGTAAAATCTCCAAAGATTGCTGTAAATAATTCAAGGCTTGCTCAAAATCTCCCCGCGATGCTAACAATTGTCCTAACATTGCGAAAGTAGCAGCTTTCCCTTGAACATTGCCAATTTTTTCCTTAAGTTCGAGAGATTGTTGATAAAGTGCGATCGCCTCATCTACATCCCCTCGATTGGCATAAATTCCTGCAAGACAGTGCAAACTAGCAGCTTTCCCTTGAACATCACCAATTTTTTCCTTAAGTTCGAGAGATTGTTGATAAAGTGCGATCGCCTCATCTACATCCCCTCGATTGGCATAAATTCCTGCAAGACAGTGCAAACTAGCAGCTTTCCCTTGAACATTGCCAATTTTTTCCTTAAGTTCGAGAGATTGTTGATAAAGTGCGATCGCCTTTTCTACATCCCCTCGATTCGCATAAATTATTGCAAGATTGTGCAAACTAGCAGCTTTCCCTTGAACATCGCCAATTTTTTCCTCAAGTTCGAGAGATTGTTGATAAAGTGCGATCGCCTCATCTACATCCCCTCGATTGGCATAAATTCCTGCAAGACAGTGCAAACTAGCAGCTTTCCCTTGAACATCACCAATTTTTTCCTTAAGTTCGAGAGATTGTTGATAAAGTGCGATCGCCTCATCTACATCCCCTCGATTGGCATAAATTCCTGCAAGACAGTGCAAACTAGCAGCTTTCCCTTGAACATTGCCAATTTTTTCCTCAAGTTCGAGAGATTGTTGATAAAGTGCGATCGCCTTTTCTACATCCCCTCGATTCGCATAAATTATTGCAAGATTGTGCAAACTAGCAGCTTTCCCTTGAACATTGCCAATTTTTTCGTCAATTTCCAGACATTGTTGATAAAGTGTGATCGCCTCATCTACATCCCCTCGATCGGCATAAATTATTGCAAGTTGGTGCAAACTAGCAGCTTTCCCTTGAACATCCCCAATTTTTTCGTCAAGTTCGAGAGATTGTTGATAAAGTGCGATCGCCTCTTCTACATCCCCTTGATTGGCATAAATTCCTGCAAGATTGTGAATAATGGCTGCCTTTACTCTTTCGTCTTCGGGCGGACACTCATCTAATGCTTGTTCGTAATACTTTTTTGCTGCATCAGTGTTGCCCAATTGAGCCTCAGAACGTGCCAAACTGTGAAAAATCCGATAATCTGGAAAAACCGCTAAAGTGTCCTCGCAAGTTTTCACCGCTTCCCGAAATCGACTTTGATTTTTCCACCGACTTGTCACAATATCGGCAATTTTCACCGCAATCTTTTCCACCTTTCCCAGCAGCGCCAACCGATGAATTTCTAACCCTTTTTCCTCCGTAGAATATTCCGCTTCTTCCCACCAGAGACGATACAAAAACTCAGCAGCTTCTCGGTGCAAACCTGCGCTTTCCTCCGGCAAATTCAGCGACAAAATTCGCGGTACTCGCAGCGACGAATCTGGACTAACTTCTAGCAAACCCAAGGCTATGGCCCGATCTATAATTTTTTCAATCTCCACAATACTTGTACAAACAGCCGCGATAGCCTCCCTCGGTACCGGCAATTGATAAACTAATGCCAACTCCAGCATACTTTTCAATTCCGGCGATATCTGCTTCAACAATTCCTCATTCAAAATATTTTCCCGAAACTCCGCAGTTTTCTGCTGCATCCGTGCCAAAATCGCACTTACATCCAGCTTTTCGGCTAGCAAAACCAAATCCAGCCGTTCCAACAAGCGAGGATTTCCATCTGCCAAATTCTGCGCTTGCAATCTCAACTCTCTATCCACCTGAGATTTCGGTGCAAAAGCCTTAAGCCAACTACATTTTTTCAGCAAATCTGCATCTTTAAAACCATCCAAACCCTGCTTGTAAAAATCCCGCAACAGCCGGGAGTCAAAATCGTAACGACAAGTTAAAATTAAACGGTGAGGCGCATTAGTTTCTTTAATTGCCCAAACCCAAGCATCTAAAATCTTTGCCATTTCCGGCTGCAACACATA includes the following:
- a CDS encoding tetratricopeptide repeat protein; its protein translation is MKILHLDLKTVQGDYVEFRYFLDNPNNYNSPRRLSLTEIADLIQLVERDYYVPLPEDYAVTGKCLFDWLDGTERLFSRKLHELAGESVILAISAAERLAHLPWELLHDDSSFLVAKRQPIIPTRWVSSDSVKKLSVDEAKPENRALNLLFMAASPVGAKSVLDFEKEEGLILTATAKQPLALVVEESGCLTELGDLIDSHDQGYFDAFHLSGHATINDGKPRFYTETETGETYLASGEDIARSFKSRIPKLLFLSGCRTGQSGKAGSVPCLAEELLSFGAKAVLGWGKKVADEDATAAAAKLYSSLAAGYELTEALAKTYQALIANQARDWHLLRLYVAGTLPGNLVTTLQTRGRKRAPKPTVREQFLDAAGQQVKVPTREAFVGRRRQIQSCLKALKLPSDLSGVLIHGMGGLGKSSLASRLCDRLTDFERIVWSGKVDERSLLIKLGDKLSQSQREHLQRDDDEELKYRLRNLFSALEEGELKPFLLVLDDFETHLESRPNSGYVLQPEMAKILDAWVWAIKETNAPHRLILTCRYDFDSRLLRDFYKQGLDGFKDADLLKKCSWLKAFAPKSQVDRELRLQAQNLADGNPRLLERLDLVLLAEKLDVSAILARMQQKTAEFRENILNEELLKQISPELKSMLELALVYQLPVPREAIAAVCTSIVEIEKIIDRAIALGLLEVSPDSSLRVPRILSLNLPEESAGLHREAAEFLYRLWWEEAEYSTEEKGLEIHRLALLGKVEKIAVKIADIVTSRWKNQSRFREAVKTCEDTLAVFPDYRIFHSLARSEAQLGNTDAAKKYYEQALDECPPEDERVKAAIIHNLAGIYANQGDVEEAIALYQQSLELDEKIGDVQGKAASLHQLAIIYADRGDVDEAITLYQQCLEIDEKIGNVQGKAASLHNLAIIYANRGDVEKAIALYQQSLELEEKIGNVQGKAASLHCLAGIYANRGDVDEAIALYQQSLELKEKIGDVQGKAASLHCLAGIYANRGDVDEAIALYQQSLELEEKIGDVQGKAASLHNLAIIYANRGDVEKAIALYQQSLELKEKIGNVQGKAASLHCLAGIYANRGDVDEAIALYQQSLELKEKIGDVQGKAASLHCLAGIYANRGDVDEAIALYQQSLELKEKIGNVQGKAATFAMLGQLLASRGDFEQALNYLQQSLEILQHLRSPDAETVKEIIADVQQMADG
- a CDS encoding TldD/PmbA family protein, producing MSDSTIEQILKLASQRADAAEVYYLSSQDTPIEFENNRLKSLQTKALQGVALRLIYKGKIGFASSTDLTRIDDLVDAAIQTAEIGDPAEFELASDFHLKGPESAYTPPTTQELVETGKNLIEQVHAYNPDIMVDVGFHVRKGRVKIATTRDVYAERCSQIVSGTIAGNLVKGEDFMQAYSYDVARDRAIDTNSILQSLLEKYRLAEHPATITSGSYPVLFTPRAAASTLGSLFDTILSGQTVVQKASPLADKIGETLFDERFTFFEDPTLGPSACPFDDEGTPTTRKTLIDKGTVTGFYWDRRWAARAGVRSTGNGFRGGLSRPGPDLTNFCISPGNTSTQDLIASMDEGLIIEQVLGAGQSNQLAGEFSVNLDLGYKVEKGKIVGRVKNTMVAGSIFEAFKNLADLSSEAEWVGGGAYLPSMLFHHLGVASRQ
- a CDS encoding DUF3153 domain-containing protein, encoding MKEQNVKDGTGKKKKQFFFLLPFVFCLLTLVTGCVQYDVGVNFDSQTHGEIVQHIKLGERLTSFSSETVADWLKSVESRARLLDGKTKRLSEREVLVTIPFNNGAELEDKFNQFYNPIPPTAKSRAASPLETDLPKFESHLKVKQNNLLLALRNRLTLELDLRSLSLLSSNGSPLLSPGGLLQLDFSLNTPWGAENIQTPVNGALVPESYQQGKQLVWKLKPGEVNYLEATFWIPSPVGIGALIIALFVAAGTAVKYQIFPALGIGKKTQNISQT